A stretch of DNA from Anopheles nili chromosome 2, idAnoNiliSN_F5_01, whole genome shotgun sequence:
AAATCCTTTAAAGCAGCAATAAAAGACCATTCTATGTGATATGCAATCAATGCAGCCCATTCGACAGCACGGTTTTGATGGCATTCATAAGAGAGTATGAAAAATAACCCGCTGGTTTAACGCCTGCGTGTGCAACGGGAAGTAGTGGCAAATAGGAAGCACGGAATACGACAGAGCTCTCTGGACAACTCCCGCTTTCGCGCGCTtgtgtatatatgtgtgtgggtgtgcgcaCGTGTGTACCACTACACACGCattggtgtgtgtgcgtttttttctttcttctattTATTCGCGAAAGTAACCGGACCGATCGCAACCGCGCTTGGGACCGACGATCGCAACCGTTTCGGGCGGGTCTCTTGGTTAAGTTTCTTCAGTGCGTACCAGCCGTAACGTAGTCGTGTCAGTTGATCAGTTGCGATGGTCGACGGTTGCTTGGATCGCGCCCGCTGGTAGTGTGTGAAAGGCGGCAACAGAAAGTGTGTGCGACGGCTACTCTGATTGCTACGTGTCGGTCCAGTCATACTTCAGACTACTGCAGTAGCGCGTAGGCACATTAAGGCGCTGTTCTAGAAGGGGCGCTTGGAGTTTCCTTCGGAACCGGACATTATATCCGGTTTGTCGTCACTGGGTTCGCGAACTGCGGTGCGAATAGAAATATGTTTGAAGCGCTATCAACACGGCCAGCGGCGGAGTAgggaggtgtgtgtgtgtgtgtgtttttggtgtgCATTGCCATCGGAATCTACGCGCGTCCGCGTGCTTTCCAAACGCAACGTCAAACAGGGGCACGAGTGAAAGCACCCAAGCAGAAGGAGTCCGCAAAGAGCGGTGCGGTGTTTGGTTGCAATCCCCCGCAGATTATATCgatcgcgcgcgtgtgtgtgtttgtgtgtgtgtgtgtgtagcaaGGATCCCAGACACTCGGTGTCAGTTTGCTAAACCAACCTGCCTTATCGCGCAGAACACGGCTGTGAGAGAAAGGATGAAAGGAATGCGGTTCTTGTACGGATCCGCCGTCCGGTGGCGCGTTTTGGCGATCCTCCCGAAGGTGCTGCTGTTCGCTACGATCGTAGACAATGTTGGTAAGTAAAAGAAACGCCTAACAGCGGACCCGGGAAACAGGTGCgaaacaaaagacttcaaccgGAGAatggcaagcgacgaaccggaAAGAAGAGTGAAGCGAAACAGCCAAAGGAAACTAAATGAATGGAATTGCATTATCgttgtccgtgtgtgtgtgtgtgtactgcGGAAGTGAACTCACGCGTGGTGTGCAACCTTGAGCTGCTGAGCGCAACGTATGGTACGAGAAGAGATCTCCGGAAATGCATCTACTGTTTATTCACACTCTTGAAGTATTAGagtaaaaattgaattgtatttttttggtgTTGGAATTCCATACAGTAGCAGCGAAATGTAATGATTTgtgggcagaaaaaaataaaaccaatccTAAACTGATGGGCTGTACGAAGTAATAGTATTAATTGACAACGTCCTTGAAGGAGCACTGTGGACAGTCACGCATTGCGTACATTCACCCCCTGCACGAAAGGCTATGAGTCGTTTAaggtttgcaaaaaataacCTTTGTCACAGCACATCGCCGTCTGTTGTGCTCTAAATATGCGGAAGCAAAGCGTACCACAAATTTCAGTACACCAACTGATCACTAACGATCTCTCGCcggaacagtttttttttcgtttcttatGGGTCACTATAGCCAACTTCTGATTATTCTGTTTGTGTTCTCTCGCACTACAACAGCTTGCCAAAAACCGGAAGATGGTCCCTATCGGGGGAAGTACATCGGCAAGTTCAACTCATACCACCATCAAGCCTCCGGCGATGTGTACGCTGTGGACGAGTACACGTTCCTGCTGACCGGGTTTAACTATGACGGGAACAGTGTGGACACGTTTTTCTGGTCCGGCGCAAGCAATCGTCCCGGTCCGCAAGGGTTCATCGTGCCAGATGAGTACGGCAAGTGAGTTTTATCGGTACACCCAACGATCGATTGTGAGACCTTGTTACAAGCCCTGTTTCCTTACAGAACAAACATCCTCGAACGGTACTTCAATAAGGATTTCACGTTGCGCCTGCCGGACAATAAGAAAATCACGGAAGTCAAGTGGCTTGCCGTGTACGACCTCAACTCGCAGAACAACTTCGCGGACGTGTACATTCCGGAGGACTTCGAACCGCCCGTACCGCAAAAGGCGGGTAGTTTGACCGCGATTGCCGGCGGGCCCGTCGTCTCAAGCGACACCATCGACATCCTGGACTCGAAAACCATCCGTATCACGGATTTCAGCTACGACGGGCACGCCGCTACGGGTGGCCAGGAACCGTCGGTGCACTTCTGGGTAGGTGTAGGACCTTCACCCTCATCCAAAGGCAGCAAGGTTCCCGACGAGATGGGCTATCTCGATCCGATTCGggcgtacgatcgcgaaacgatcaccCTCGAGCTGCCAGGTGATATGACGATCTTCGACATCGACTGGTTCAGCGTGTACGACGTAGAAGCCCGCCGGGATTACGGTTCGTTTCTCATCTCGGACGATCTGAACGTGCCACCCTCGCTGGTACGAGTCACGCCGCACACTGAATCGCTGCCAAACTGCCGGCAGCTGCACAAGGACTACCGCGTCTCGTGGGAGGTGTTTGGTCCGCAAATCACGATTCAGCTGGCAGGAAACGTGCAGCAGGACGAGTACCTGTCGTTCGGGCTTTCCGGTTCGGAGCAGCGCAGCCAGATGCTGGGAGCAGACGTCGTCGTGGCGTTCATCGATGGCCACCGTGGGTACGCGGTGGATTACAACATCACCTCGTTGGCGCCGTGCGTGCAGGTACTTGGCCAGAACAAGGGCGTCTGTCGGGACGATGCGGTGGGTGGGCTGGACAGCTTCCAGCTGCACACGTTTAGCCGGGAAAATGACATCAACACGATCACCTTCCGGCGCACGCTCGTGTCGTCCGATCCGGGTGACAAGGAGTTCCTGCTCGACCGACCGATGTACGTCGTGTGGGCCATGGGACGGCTCGATTCGAACAACGAGCCCACCTACCACGACATCTACCCGAAGCGGAACGTGCAGATCCGCTTCAACACCTCCGAGCCGGTGAACGACTGCTTCAGCTTCACCAGCCGCGAGGCGAACCTAAAGGACGTCTGGGAGCGGCAGCAGATTTTCGACCGCTCCATCCGTTCCTTTACGGCCACGCTGGGCCCAGCGGGAGGAAAGCGCGGCTACCAGGGCATCACCGGGCACGTCTCGAACGGGCTCGCCTGGTATATCAATGGGTTTCTCGTGCCGGAGCTGTGGCTTCGCCGTGGGCTTACGTACTCGTTTCGCGTGCGAGGCGGAAACAATCCACACTCGCCGGAATTCTATCACCCGCTCGTGATTACGGATGAACCGCACGGGGGCTTCGATAGGCTGTCCGATGCGCGCCAAAGCGAGATTCGAGTCCTTGCGGGGGTTGAGTTTACACGCCGTGGTCGTCCCAAGCCGACCGCTGCCGGGCCACTCTGCCTGGCCCGTCACCCGGAGGGTCAGGATCGACGGTTAGACGATAACTTCGCGACGTTCAAAAAGTTCAACCGCACGCTTAAGTGGACCTGCGATTCCGGAGATCCGGCCGTTCTGGAGATCACTCCCAACACCAGCTGGCCGGATGTGGTGTACTACAACAGTTTCACCCACGCGAACATGGGATGGAAGATTCACGTCGTCGATAGCTACAGCCAGTCGGCGCGGAACCAGGCCACCCGGCCGAACCGGCTGTTCAGCTCTACGATTCGGATATGGCTTACCACGGGAAGCCTGATTGTTTGGTTATGGTTACAGAACTGAATAAAACACAAATGCGCTCTACACTTGATCATCACGCGTTATTAACGCGGATGTTTTGTTAATCGAATCGTGCGTTTTCTGCGTCACGGGTTTCATGTTGTATTTTAAGCTCGTTTTGTTATAGCCCTTGCGGacaaatcgatcgaacgagtCTCGGTTTCGTCATCGCGCCAACCGTTGTTCGTCACTCTGCGAAGTGTATTAACTTctcaaaactttcccaaaaatTCGCAGTCGGGCAATGCCACCATCCGGTGCGATAGTGATCCGTACCTTCGAGGCCTGTACTCCTTGCTTCAAATCTTCTCCCTCAAATACGTGCATCTGATCCGGTCCCAATTTCTTCCTTCTTAGTAATGGCTGCCAGTTTTCAGAGTCAGCGCAGGGGTCAAGTGTATAATCGGCCCACACGCAATCCGGAAAGTTTCCCTTAAAGTGCTTAGTATCAATACACAACCGTTCGATCGTGCACATGCCGCCAGCTAGCTTAAAGGTAGCCCATTCGGAACCCTGCGACATAAGGAATCCGTTATCTTCATCGAGTTTCAATTCGTGTGGTCGATCGAGGCGCCGGGCAGTCTCCCAACCGAAGCCCATATTCGCTGCTTCGGTAGCTTTTATGAGATTCTTCGGATGGCCATAATGCGCATTCGAGTATCCCGTGCAAAGACCGCCATTTTGCTTTGCCACAACGTCGATCGTTTGTTGCGCATTAAGATCATCGCTCATATTCAGCTTGATCGTCCCGTGGACGCGCAGACGTGCGATTCCACCGTCTGGAAATAGGTTAACCCGCAAATGACGTACCACGCGCGATTGTTCACTCGCCGGAACGCTGAAATAGTGCCGACGCGTTTGCTCGTAACCCGGTTTCAGATCAACCCTGCATTGGCGAATAGGCAGCAGATTCTCCCACCGATCGGTTCCTAGCTGATTCACCATGTCCAGCTCTTCTTGGGTGCAACCTTTTCCAATGCTTTCTTCGCCATCGATGCCAGATTTCCGTGGTATTGCTGCCAACAGCATCTCCTTCGCCGTATCATCCAACGTGCCAGCAGATATGGATAACTGCGGCGGGTAGTTACCGGTGAAAAATGCCGTGTCGATCACAAAACCAGCGATCTGCGCTGGTGCGCCGAGTTCCACCAGGCACCAATCGTGACCGGCAATGCGCTTCCGACGCGTCTCCCAACCGTCCATCCATTTTCCGTACGGTGTGTACAGGTCGGCACGAAATACGGGATCCGAGTCCTTCAGCATCCCTTCGGCGGGTGCAAAAAAATCGTCCGTTGCAAACAGGATCGAACCATTGCTCTGCAAATGAACCGCCGAACGAGAATTACACAACTGAGGCGCACGCCGGAAGAgaacaaacactcacaccaaTCGAGGCCACCTCACACAGCTCCGTAAATGCGGGCtgaatttctttttcttccgaaTACGCTGCTTTCGAAGGTTCCATGCCAGGATGCagatcgtttgcgtttgcggaAACGGCACACACTGCGTCCGTCGTGATGCTATGCGAATCAAATGCGTAGTAATAAAGTGCTGCTCTCTTCGCCGTAAGTCGTAATTTGTTGCACACGTGTTGACGTTCAGACTAGCAATGAGCTTCCACAACTATAGTTATGGTTAGTTGAAGTTCGAGCAAAGATTTTGGTAGATTGCCGTCAACAATTCCGTCTCAAAAAAGAAGATAACGCGTGCTTGAATCTCAActatttcaacaacaaaaactcaATCACGGTTAGGGAACGCACAAACAACATGAAATGGCGCAGGGAATAATCATCAGAACCTGAGATTTCGCTATCGCTGTTTTTACCGTCGAATGCGAATCATTCCCTATCTAGCTCTCCTGTTTGGTTCACGGTCACGATGCATTTTTCGTTAACAATATAAAGCGCTTGGCAAACACATGTACACCACCGATTCGAGATAAGCGGACAAACTCCGATGACGCGTGCACCGGTAACCGAAACGATCTTATTGTCTTGAGGGCAGGCAGCTCCACGATCAACCATTAGTAGGGTTTTCAATTATTCCGCCCAAACCAAACATTGACATTGTAATTTGTTTCATGTCAGTAGAAGTCGactaaaaatataattagAAGATAGACTGTTGGAAGCGAGGCGTACATTATAGATGTACACAATATGAAGCGATTCGTAACACAATCCAGTATACAAACCTAGACACGATTTCCTCGTCTTGGAATGCGTTTCTTTCCAGCGCCAACACACCACACGATGCATGTGGTGAGGTGAATGAATTCGTCCATTTTTATCAATATACATCGTATGAAGCATGATCTCTGTTTGTCTTCATTCTCTTGCTATATATTCGTAACATTATTCTATTTGCGTTTCCTTCATCGAGCTGCGTTCATATGCGTCGATTTCTGTTATTTTGCtggtttatttcatttgatttttgttgtgttgttgtgcCGCTTATGATACTTCGTTTCGCGATTAATCGTAATATCTCATTCCTTGTCGCTGCCCATTGCGTGTTCTTCTCTCTTATTTATTACCTTTCCCGATACCAGCTATCCCCCCGTGCGCATGCACTCTCCGATCATTTGTATTTACTTTGTTCCTGCGTTGTTCTTCTTTCCCTAATATATATGCAATTCAAACTTcctatatatatttttgtttgtctagTCTTTCCGATCGCACAAGACCAAATAAACACGAGTATCACATGCCATCATGTACAAGCGATTCAGCCCCgcgtttttcattcaattattgATGCACGTCTCTTCCTTTCGCCCCATAATCTTTTAGCAAGATTCAAGGCATTCGAGCGTTTCATGCTACAACGGTACCGCGCTAATGCACGAATAATTTTGGAACAACCCCAGGGATCAAATAATGATGAATCCAATCAAAGGCAGCAACAACTgtaaaaaatcttaaaacgTAGCTtaaaatagtacaaaaaatcgaaagggaattaaaaaaaaacactatttGTAACGCGTACGTGTTTTGCTCGAGTGAGCTAAGCGCACGCCTACACAATACCGACCAAAGCGATGTTTTGAACACACATTTCCTAGTAGTTTGCCTCACAAGTTGAGTCGGCACTGCGACTAATCCCAGCGACCCAGCAGCGATAATGCTCACGGAAATCAAGCGACCAACACGATTCACGCACTACCTgtaccaccacccaccccagtCAGCCAACATTGATAGCTGCAGCTGGCCCGCCAAATGCTTTTCCAATGTCAATACAATCCTTCTCTtgttctctatctctctttttgtCTTTATCTCTCGCTACTTTTTAGCTTAATGTTTTACTTCTTCTGCTCGATTTATTGGTATTTATAATGCATCGTGAGTTCAGAGTTCGTTCCCATTTTCTTGCAGATGTTTAATAATTACATTCTTCTTCCCCTCCCCCGCCCCCTTCcgttcttttcctttccacgtCCATTCTTATTGAGCGTATATGCCTCGCTCTataaatgcaaaacaaaaccggaaaaagggcaaagtTAGAAGAGTGGATATTCCGTTTTTGAATAATTCTCCCTCGCGAATCTAATCACACTTTGCAATAGATTCCAACGAGCAACCGGAAATGCTTTCTTTAATCTATATTTTCGGAGGCTGCTTTAGTGTTATTGGAGGTACAGCAACCATTGAGAAGGAATTGCATCTATGGTAAATTATCGAGACAAAATAGTTTGCTCTCTTATTTTCCCTCTGTTCTTTACACAATATATAAccattatattttaatttgttgccAAAAGTGAGTAAACAAAAGACAAA
This window harbors:
- the LOC128730945 gene encoding protein Skeletor, isoforms B/C translates to MKGMRFLYGSAVRWRVLAILPKVLLFATIVDNVACQKPEDGPYRGKYIGKFNSYHHQASGDVYAVDEYTFLLTGFNYDGNSVDTFFWSGASNRPGPQGFIVPDEYGKTNILERYFNKDFTLRLPDNKKITEVKWLAVYDLNSQNNFADVYIPEDFEPPVPQKAGSLTAIAGGPVVSSDTIDILDSKTIRITDFSYDGHAATGGQEPSVHFWVGVGPSPSSKGSKVPDEMGYLDPIRAYDRETITLELPGDMTIFDIDWFSVYDVEARRDYGSFLISDDLNVPPSLVRVTPHTESLPNCRQLHKDYRVSWEVFGPQITIQLAGNVQQDEYLSFGLSGSEQRSQMLGADVVVAFIDGHRGYAVDYNITSLAPCVQVLGQNKGVCRDDAVGGLDSFQLHTFSRENDINTITFRRTLVSSDPGDKEFLLDRPMYVVWAMGRLDSNNEPTYHDIYPKRNVQIRFNTSEPVNDCFSFTSREANLKDVWERQQIFDRSIRSFTATLGPAGGKRGYQGITGHVSNGLAWYINGFLVPELWLRRGLTYSFRVRGGNNPHSPEFYHPLVITDEPHGGFDRLSDARQSEIRVLAGVEFTRRGRPKPTAAGPLCLARHPEGQDRRLDDNFATFKKFNRTLKWTCDSGDPAVLEITPNTSWPDVVYYNSFTHANMGWKIHVVDSYSQSARNQATRPNRLFSSTIRIWLTTGSLIVWLWLQN
- the LOC128720471 gene encoding allantoicase-like, translating into MEPSKAAYSEEKEIQPAFTELCEVASIGSNGSILFATDDFFAPAEGMLKDSDPVFRADLYTPYGKWMDGWETRRKRIAGHDWCLVELGAPAQIAGFVIDTAFFTGNYPPQLSISAGTLDDTAKEMLLAAIPRKSGIDGEESIGKGCTQEELDMVNQLGTDRWENLLPIRQCRVDLKPGYEQTRRHYFSVPASEQSRVVRHLRVNLFPDGGIARLRVHGTIKLNMSDDLNAQQTIDVVAKQNGGLCTGYSNAHYGHPKNLIKATEAANMGFGWETARRLDRPHELKLDEDNGFLMSQGSEWATFKLAGGMCTIERLCIDTKHFKGNFPDCVWADYTLDPCADSENWQPLLRRKKLGPDQMHVFEGEDLKQGVQASKVRITIAPDGGIARLRIFGKVLRS